In the genome of Crassostrea angulata isolate pt1a10 chromosome 6, ASM2561291v2, whole genome shotgun sequence, the window taatgacaaactgacagaaggcataataattCGTAGCTGTATAACTAGTATTTTGTTACTGTCATCGTCTATATAAATACTTACGATATTCACGCTTGTAAAACCGTTTGCTTACtctagaatttaaaaaaaacatatttaaattaaacCAATTCGGATTTAggtaataaaaacaacaaatatattCTAACAATAATAATTCGTTTAGCTCTAAGAAACATTATGAATAACAATAATTGTAACTTTGTAAAAACGCTATAAATACGGTGTACCTGATAATAATACAGGCACATATCGTGCTGAAGACGATGACGGTCATAATGGACACAATCAGAGACGTGGTGAGGCTCTGTAGGGGAGTAACCCCGGACTCCGTGTGTGTGTTGTGTTGATTGGCAGTATTTGAAGAAGAAGAAAGGGTAACTACAGACGAATGTGTTACTAAAGAAAAGATAAAGTCATTGtaaacttatatatttatatttacattctaatgtgtttttccattaaattcggtgatcttcaaatgcctctaaaagcaacaagtagtcaaaggttaaaatgatgagttttattatgacgtcacaaacgttgaacgctgtaaactgcaacgtcacaagcgaaaatcaaagttcacgcttgtggctgttactgtggttcttccattaatattaatttaCCCCTAGGTTAAGATaagaattttaaggtatgaatcacatttgtagacaaggcaagaagttaaaaaatgtaaatataagcattaaatcatgattttttgaattatACCCCCttataactgcagcggtgtgtgcacaCAAATTTTCatacgcgctagcgcgcgttactcaatttgtatgcacacaccgctgcagttatgagagtgtatacttcacaaattttttttgaagtatacactctcataactgcagcggtgtgtgcacacaaattttcataacgcgctaacgcgcgttactcaatttgtatgcacacaccgctgcagttaagagagtgtatacttaaaaaaaataatgattcaatgctataacattccacacattttttgcttgtaaagtgtgttgaaagctacggcagttataacactgcaatgcacacagggtactcaaaggttgaAATGACGAGtttttttatgacgtcacaaacgttaaACGCTGTTAACTGCAATGTCACaaccgaaaatcaaagttcacgcttgcggCTGTTattgtggctcttccattaatatgaacttatccttaggataagatagaaattttaaggtataaatcacatttgcagacaaggcatgaagttaaaataatgtaaatctaagcattaaatcatgattttttgaattatacagtctcataactgcagcgatgtttgcatacaaattttcataacgcgctaacgcgcgttactcaatttgtatgcacacaccgctgcagttatgagactatatactttaaaaaaatcatgattcatatgaatgtttgtatcatatttaaagacgggtttttaatagaaataaaatcaaaattacaatcggataaaaacagacatctaaaaatgttaggatcggggcatttctgtaggttaggtcgggttaccctaaacacacaacttttttagGCCTAACCTTCAAACGCTTGAAGACAGACTGAATTGATGGTGTTATCCGCCTAATTATAGTTTAATTATCTTATCAATACTTTCAACATTTTCAAACGTAACGCTTCATATTCACATAAACCACAATTTTATTAGTGCTAGACTTATGCACAAGTAGTTTACCGCTTTAAAACCTTGCTTTTAAAACTTGCAATCAAATGACAACCCGAATGATATATCAAGGGGAATACACATGATTAATTCGAATGATACTGTACTACTAGCTGAAACCACAAGAAGGATAACAAATTTGAATCGATTAAGTCATATATTTACCAAAGAATGGCCCCATTCTGCCTGTttagaaagaaaagaaaaatgtcatatttAGCAATGTTTGTAAACTGACACTAAAGAAATCCAATGTAAGCATGCTTATCATTTGTAGGATTGAACTCTGTTCAGTAACCCTTCTTAAGAACTTGTAACAGTTTTGATCAACAAATGCTTAATatttaaggatttttatttcttctaaTAATGTTTCGCATTATGATAACATACAATAGATAAGTTTATTTACATTACCCGTGTCAGTCAAAGCACATTAATTATAGAATAAATACTCTAAGAAGACTCATGTTTGATTCAAATTTGGAAAGAGGTAGATATAGTTAGATTTCAAAGCAACAGATAAAGTGCACCTTTTATGGCATGTGATAGAATCAGATTTTAATTAAATGCCGAAACTATgaaactctaaaaaaaaattacgtcaGTAGTTATATCTAGTTAAAATATCAACATATGCAACCTTGGAATAGATAAAAACTGCAAGCAAGAAGATAGAAAGCTTTTTAATGACCCGATGCCTTGTGGTCAAATGATGGACAACACAAAAAGGTGAATATGCAAGGCCAACAATTTTGgaacataagaatattttattctttaatatttgACACCTAGCAGGCAAACTGAAAAACTTATAGCATGATAGAGTCTACACTTGCCTCGTAAAATTCAACGTGGGTTAAAATCTTTTGTCTGGTAAATTAAATTAACTGCAATCTACTGTTTATGAGATAATTTGTAACAATTGTGAATTCTAGCAATCGTTTTTGACCAAGATAAAGTAAACTTTACTTcttttttctatgttttttttataatggtaAGCATAATAATATTCTGTTCATTAGctcttcattttctttaaataatcatcCCGGGACAACGAACTTAATAAGTGAATTACATAAgattatatctaaaatatttttttttattaaaaaagaaaagttcttTATTTGGGATTTTTAgctaaagatgaaaaaaaatgttgacccATTCGTCACATTACTCTGTGTTATATCCTTAAGGTAAGGCATAAAATCTCAAATTGCTCAGTTATGAATTTGATGAACAGTGTAAAAATTCATACAAGTGAGTTTAGATATTTAGATTAACTTCACTTTCAACAAGAAGCATTATTTATCTGAATTGCAGCAATGATAGATCACGagtgattttattaaacttgcACATGATAACTTGGttgtttgaaaacttttaaagataaaataagcGGTTTACGTTctaattgaaattttcatatttaacgTTTTATAGGCATGTTAAGAACTGGAAGTTACAATATTAAACTCCTTCACAAAGTCGAAAGcaacaactatttttattttattttttattgccTGGATGACgcaataaatttatttactttatttaccTGTCGTTATATCTGTAGTTGTATTGTTGTTTGTACAACCCACTACAGGATCACAGAATTGTTCATCAGAACAATCACAAACATGGTAACATCCCTGACAGTATGTACCATAGGGACACGGTTCTGAACAGTTAATGGCACCTTAGCACTGGCAagattatccggcacagtgtaaTTTGTTCCTTAATTTTATGCTTAATCTGACTTGACTTCGAGGTACACCATACTTCAACCATAAGCAATTTTATTGCACATTACCTAATATGCTGAATGTTTTATTACCTGTTGTTATATCTACAGTCCTACTGTTGTTGGTACAACCTACTACAGGATCACAGAATTGTTCATCAGAACAATCACAAACATGGTAACATCCCTGACCGTATGTACCATAGGGACACGGTTCTGAACAGTTACGGCCATAACTACCAGACTCACATGCTGAAatgtcaaataaatatatatttatagatcAATACCTACATGATTGTATACCAAAAAGAATCGATTTGTAAAGTTAACTATCTTACGTTCACATCTTTGGGGTCCTATTCTAAAGTTGGCTTGACATGAGTGTGGCCTAGCGAACAATAATGTAAGATTTAATTAATGCGGATGCTATCTTTCAGTGTGTTTTAAAGAAACAATGATAAATCAATTTAGTCCATATATTTTATGACTTCAAATTTACCGGGTGTGTAATAGttcattttatgatattgtatgaaatattttgattacaaaTATGTTTTCGTTGTTGCATACTAATTCAATAACAGtccatttaaaatattgttttacgtTAGATTAAAACTCCAAAACCACAAGCAAGATTTTTGACAAGGACTTTTAACGTTGAACGAACGAAACGTATGAAAGTTTTATACAATCTTTTGAATTACTTATTTAAGCAGATTTAGGGGGTTGATAtagcaaataaaaatgatttgtttcAATAAAATTCCAAAACGAGTCGGAAGTACAAAGCGATAATTTTCAGATTCATTAGAAATGATAATATAAAGCACGAatttatatgatgtattatagTATTCATTGCTTTCATCAGCACATCAGTCTAAGATGCAGCAAATACGAGTACAGTTAGATGTACTTACCAATCGTTTACGTGGCGTCCTCCATtgattttacatacatgtagtgaaAGAACAGCCAGTATGCTAACGCGAACACTCATATTCTAGTCACAATAAAAGTTAATCAAGGTGAACCTATATCTTGAGGTAAACTTGAAATCTTTAAATTCCTAACAGTAATATTCACTTCATATGGACTGATTAATAACAGCTGATTTCTGCGAATTGCTGGCGTAATTTATTCCGGAATTTCCTTCTTCATATGTGACAGTGTTAAAAATAGCAGACAATAATTGCAATGGATAATAAATCATGCACAtacatattgtattttttagaattgcaAAATAAACGGGACATAGCAGAAACCATCTATACCCTCCATAATCTTACAGGCTCGGTGCTGTTGCTTTTTAAAGCGTTTGTATGAGAGCCGCTAAACTTTAGTGCAGGATGAGTATGAActttaaattatgataaatttataaagaaagaaaacacaCATGCACCATCTTTGTTTTTATCCCATGAGACATAGACTTTACTAGAAAAAATTCTTTTCGCTATACAGAATGACAAACGTTCGTAAtatgtgaaaaaataaattgtccaTTAACATGGTAATAGTCTtattatgttaaaataaaaatgtggtTTCCTCAATTCTTGGTGAACACCAATTTCTTTGGATTTTGATGTCACTGAATGGCAATGTCCATTAACGTAATGTTTTGCTGTTATTTTCACTAAATCCACCAACATTGATGTCCACAAATGTAGATAAAACTATcgaatttgaataattttgtaaatgttttttaGCATCCTGGTCTCCTAGTGAGAATTGGGCCAGTGAATGGTTTTTcgcaaattgaaaaaaacctctacaaattaaattgtttgaGGAATGATTGCTTTTTAAACCTATTTTTAGTCAATATAGAACACATAGTTCCCACTGATATAGAATGTTTATATCATGGTGAAAATATTCATTAGATTTTTACTTCTCACATGGATTCATACTAAAAGATCTTATATTATATTAGCTGTTGCTTTCAACCATTTGactgttaatgtttttaaaaaatcaacgcAAAACAGCTTGACACCATCCATAAATATgacttaagaaatgaagataataatttttctattgatcgacgtatcaaagaaaaaattgaccggaaaacttcatcaatgcgcgtagcgcattgatgaaaaagttttccggtcaattttttctttgatacgtcgatcaatagaaaaattattatcttcatttcttatcatttaataaaacattttcaaataaaaaaatgtgaagtgtcattgatcaaaaatgtaaataatgtaaatgaagcggcgcgtatgaattcaaaacaacaacagcaacgatattcaaaatggatgcaccttcagctgatgcaaagctattgagctgaatttaatggattaaacacaaatagtgagttaaaatctgaaccggctgaattgaaaacgaaaggaaaatacatgcgatagcttgtgttattattcactgtgcagaaaactcgtattaaaactagttttcatgtgagatcgctggaatatgcaactggacataaccatccaaggaaaggcgatTGTGGACGAAAATaactgatatgtcgacaaagaatagtatgtataagcgacttttttaaacgttgtggtaactagatagccagtgatgtacttaaatggtatatctggCGCTTGGAATGCGCTGAAGGAGTTGTtgcattactcatagctttACTTTACGACGCTATTTccgatgaccgatcatgtacgtgtgtaaatttaaaacttatcgttaccaaatttgaacagcagtgttaccgtgaaagtttataggcctatatgttcgttataatattcctggaaaaggaataTAGCCAACCTCgttgtaaatgttgattgatctcaagcagacgaaatcgtgagaagacgcttaattttctatttcgtgaatcaaataatgtgttttgctcatttttgaaggttaaactttcaagtttttatattcaagAGGTTGCATTTTCTTTGccgacaataaaacagacacaactttacattttgttgacagtgtttttCTTGGAAAtacccgttctataaatagtgttagaccagaacagttgagaaaagtagatccggcaaaaattttattgatgcaggtatcaaagaaatttttcaaccaatcagaagcgccgatatctcatcaaacgaataactaTTAAATGATACGGATATTCTAATAAATTGTAAAAGCAGTGAAGTGGCTAACACTGCTCAATAACCAAtaacatttacttttaaaatgaaattacaaactttattaacctttcaatacaaatttcataaataatttaaatgcagagagagagatagagagaaagagagagagagattgttgacattgattttaataatgtatcatattaaaatgaaaacatcaaAATCTAAAGTTTTGTTTCACTAATGAACTTAGATTGCACATTATCCAGATTTGATAAGTGACAAGGTGACACGTCCTTCTCTTCCTCTTTGAAGAGATTCAACAGACACTCTGGCTCTAATTCAAAGTCCAAATCCTTTTTTGCATGATTGATAGGCAAAGATTCGTAAACTGGCTTTGAACACGGTGGTATAATATCAGAATTGCAATCTGAGTCATAGATATTTACTGTCGATGACTGATTCCTTAGGACGAGAATATCGTAACTCGCTCTGCTAGACTGGTCATAGATGTTAATTTCAGTATTCAGAGGATCACTACTTGAAGTGTCCCTATATTCGGTGAATTCGTAGTCAGAATATATGTGCGTGTCTTCAGCTCTAGATGCGCTGGATTGCAACCGATTTAACATTTTACCTAAAATGTAGGATAAAAGTACgtttaaacaaaaatcagtaGGAAAAAATAGGGAGTAGTAAGATATCTTTAAAACAGAATACTTGTAAGTTTGTTAATTGTTTTTGATAAGCTTGTTAAATTCATTTGAtggtataaaaatcaaatcttatgCATGAAACAGCACCGATTAACTATTTCACTTCTGTGTTCTAACTAGATGTAATGAAATTACGTTTTActtactatatttacatttgtagtAGCATTTGCTTActctgaaacaaaaacaaaatcatgatGGACGTGTATTTAGATTGCATTAAAGAAATCTAAGCAAAAGTTGTATTATCAGTATGAGCTTATTTCCAAAAAAAGGGTgaatattttgaagaataaatCTTTTTATTCTACGAAGAAAAACATATCAAGATTTGCATTCACAACCTACCTtgttaaaatacaaacaaacatTGTACAAAAGACAATGACAATAAGAGATGAAACAACCAGGGACATTGTTAGGTTCATTAAATGTTTTCCACCTTGTCTTGATGCTGTTACGTATACACCTTCTTGATATGGAGAAACAGAAGAAGATTCAACTGGTAGGCTATCTGTTGAAATAAAGAAGAAACAGAACAATTCCTTACTtgcttttttatgtaaaaatgtttaGTCTTACTTTCTGACTACtcagtttttaatatgtttGAATGTAATTACTTTTGATAGCTGAGTATATTTTTCGCATATCCAGAGTTTAGAGGCTATGTTGTTTGACCAATCAAATAtgttaattgttttctttatatttaatacagaattatatgatattatgtaGCAGCCTTTTTGTATTAAGACGAATAATAATTACAAATGCATAAActttaagtgaaaaaaataatcgacTGTTTTTCACAATAAAGTTGCTGTTTTCTGGaattatgtttttacttttgtttattCACCTGTAGGCTTATTTGAAACTGTAGTACTGTTCTTTGTACAGCCATTAACATGATCACAGAATTCCTCATCAGAGCAGTTACAAACGTGGTAACATCCTGATCCATATGTATTATCTGGACAGGAGCCTGAACAATTACAACCGTAACGACCTGACTTGCAtgctgaaatgaaataaatgtttagaTATAAATGCATAGGTTGTGGAAATCACTTCAAAAGCTTCAGCGtcaaatgtttaaatttgacaatttaaCTATTCATTTGATAGCACAGATAATAAATTTTAGTAAGGATTATGTAAGCATTGCTTACGTTCACATCTCTGAGCTCCTACTACAAAGTTGGCTTGGCACGAATGTTGCCTAAGTAACAATAGAAATGGTACATCAATGTATTAtggattattatttatttatataagacgtgaatgacatgtggtgataacgaatagtgttaaaaacaaaattcaaaaggaaaaaatacaaaacaggagcagagcaaaaacattggaggtaggatcaggtgctatggaggagtgagcatcttCTGTTGACctgtcacacccgccgtgtgctctttgtcgtaatcgggaaaaacaGAAAACTCCGTAGACAATTGGGTAATTAATTATGGTCACAAtgagtatgaaaaacgtcagtcagtaTGCGatccagtggaagattgtatttgctgacaaggtcgttgtatcgactaTTGAACTTACAAAAAGATGATCTCAATCAAGGCTGTTGCTAGCCCTGtgttatcaacttgtttgtcagtagcttgccttgcCTTCGAAACTGTTCATACATAGAACATGGCCCTGCATATCGAATGAAATGAGAGACAAAAACTCCTTAGCAGGtaatgaaggtatattgctacacaagtaaggaaagttgcctataattaaaattaaaattaaaattaaagtctTCACGTGTATCATAAagaatatcattttaaagaaaaatctttttcctgTATCTCACTTTCTCCTACTGTGTATGTCTTTATGTGTATGCATACGCATGGTTtcgttttaattatttcttccTTATAGTATGATACAAGGGCGTTTCCTGGTAAGCTCTTAATTTTAGCAGTTTATAACAAAAAAGTACATATTGATTTGTactaattgtaaaaaaatatgccTAAACATACAACCGTGGGAgtaaaatctaaataattaaattctggttgtaacgcgctttccgATTGGCTAAGAAATTAttatatatcgtataaagaatgttgcctacgtcatagtaagactaacgttaaaaatgtatcaatacgcctgacgttacgtttgaattttgtacaattttacgtcattttaaaggtcaaatgactgtttttatctacaatgaagaggtaataaaaaaaattacaagaaatgaattcaatatttattagttttatacgatatagaATGGTTTGTAACAGCTTTCTTTATAAActgcttcgcggtttataaagcgtaaactgccccaaaccattttatatcgtatgaaacaaataaatattgaattcattccttaaatcaataaaaagtaaaatattaaaacaatatatattgaaataggAACAGAAAACTCCATGATTATGAAAATGCAGTATTAATAGAAAAGGCGTATGTTTTTCATTCCGTGGGCATAACTATTGATAGAATCTTTGCtacaaaataagaaaaagggagatcttttattttcatttgataaattaccataaatgattgattttaatacaatggtagttattcaaatgaaatgataaacTAAAATATTGAGTTCATTTTAGTGTTAGAATAAGCTTAACACTTCAATTACCAATATGTTTTTGAATGAACTTGAGTATTTGTTTATCTTGTATGAATATAGCTTATATGAAATAAAGAGACCTCGATCGTCGTGGCTTTTTTACGCTAGACAAAGCAAagcaaaatacaaattaaatgtaattatGGATCTTTTATAATTATACTAAATAAAAGTGTAACGCTAAAGAAAtcacatatttaaatttttagtaGATCTAATGGTTAATTTATAAAATGGATATGAATAATGACCACCCAGCGTCCTTTGCTGTTCCATGCGTTATCATTGTGTATTTATAGGAGTACTGACCAGTCGTTCACATGGCATCCTCCATCATTGCTAAGCACGGGTACTAGAATTACAGTCAAAACACAACCGTAGATCATCATATCTTACAAACAGTAAGATCCTGTGTAACTAATAGGCAAATCTTTGGATTTTCTATGGTCCAATGTTCCTATTCAACCTGTAATATTTTTaggtaaatgtaaaaatgcTTAATTGATCTGTGAAACTCGATCCGCGAACAAAATTGACTTCGACCGGAACTTCCTTTTTTCATCATAATTTAAACAAAGTCACATGAAAATAGcaatattttcaattaactACATTAGGTACTTGTTAAACACTCAGAGATATGATCGATAGTTGGTTCTATTATTCATTTAACGATAGACGGGAAAGATTAATTCAGACATTCAAAACATCTTAAAGTGCTCATCTTAAAAAAGTAAGATTAGAGCATATGTAGGCAGTTACTCTAATTAGTCCAAGAtacatttaatgaaaacaatattgtttattttgaagtaaaatttcgatttttaactgggttttccaAGGAAAATCTAGTCATTGAAGTGCTGAAAATGGAGGGTGGACGGCTGACAAAAGGGTtcccctattgtacggataactcctacagttttcaagatgcATATTACttcgattttgatttttgatgatttatgaaaaaataccagctgttttCTCGCAGAATATTGTATACATGGTTccccctattgtacggataactccttctacagttttcaagatatgaagttgttcttttgcaaatcaattgtacatatatcaaaaatgtgcatattacttggattttgatttttggcatttgatgaaaaaattaccagctgttgaacttacaAGTTATTTTCTCGTAGAACTTTGCAAATAGGGTCCCCACTTCTCTGGATAGGTAGTGTTTTttaattcagggttgacaaatgattatagatactgttcacacaaaagacaACCCGGTTTGCTgacacattgacagcttttgtcttgtttttaaataaacaacagATATAGCCTTGTTATTCATTCACCTGAACAGGACaaacataaatgtaaaaataaacaggaatataataatttaccctgataataattaaataatgcaaAAACGATAAACAAGAGAACAAACTGTATTTACATACATTTACGTCTATCGATATGattccttctatttcttacggaaacttattgtaattcatagctctgaAGAAACAGACAGGTTTAAAAATCTAAAggccccgtttattgattggtcgaaacctacagcaacT includes:
- the LOC128187997 gene encoding protein draper-like: MMIYGCVLTVILVPVLSNDGGCHVNDWQHSCQANFVVGAQRCEPCKSGRYGCNCSGSCPDNTYGSGCYHVCNCSDEEFCDHVNGCTKNSTTVSNKPTDSLPVESSSVSPYQEGVYVTASRQGGKHLMNLTMSLVVSSLIVIVFCTMFVCILTRVSKCYYKCKYSKMLNRLQSSASRAEDTHIYSDYEFTEYRDTSSSDPLNTEINIYDQSSRASYDILVLRNQSSTVNIYDSDCNSDIIPPCSKPVYESLPINHAKKDLDFELEPECLLNLFKEEEKDVSPCHLSNLDNVQSKFISETKL
- the LOC128187995 gene encoding protein draper-like, coding for MSVRVSILAVLSLHVCKINGGRHVNDWPHSCQANFRIGPQRCEPCESGSYGRNCSEPCPYGTYGQGCYHVCDCSDEQFCDPVVGCTNNSRTVDITTAFEVTHSSVVTLSSSSNTANQHNTHTESGVTPLQSLTTSLIVSIMTVIVFSTICACIIIRVSKRFYKREYRKLQNLWQSNESTAGDSNIYSVYDYTGSFVAPSSTLPPILDNNMYDQSDQSNTVTYNILSLRNFPSTINDYDEDCNSVMLPPRSKFSGCENEKRESDFDIEPECLLNLFKKEEGDKAPCRSSNPDIMQSELDGEKGSYHSTSF